Proteins encoded within one genomic window of Bradyrhizobium sp. 186:
- a CDS encoding TlpA disulfide reductase family protein: protein MQSALLLPLLAVGTILELPASAAGLADRPQLHVKKAMNSGMSACVSEGNLVLGLGSPAPPIKVENWLRGQPLASFQPGRVYIVDFWATSCAPCVAALFPLAELQEKYKDRGVEVVGLAIYERAATVDEARSKLDAWLTDKVPNLNYRMGFDCSGEMHKLWMERSYTATIPTLFVVDRDGHIAFIGSLKQLDDILPKILNGAWRTSDKAKAADAERIVKGERLLKLMRALEAGDWAKALSVVEEALAAMPDSLNYRMLHADLLLHKLRDLQSGLQVMRQFVRDAIDKHSEEWMGEALHQLFNPANDNSHFPRAERLEMGKELSEHILALNPPQRGDGLKHLTYPAVAQFCYESGNKDRAIELVEAALKSLDSSEQVPVERKQHDISLLVQALANYKGEKACHGAVRAAPQDRFPKASN from the coding sequence ATGCAAAGCGCTCTTCTGCTGCCCCTTCTTGCAGTTGGCACGATACTTGAACTCCCTGCGTCGGCGGCAGGACTCGCCGACCGGCCACAACTGCATGTGAAGAAAGCAATGAACAGCGGTATGTCAGCATGCGTTTCGGAGGGTAACTTGGTGCTGGGCTTAGGATCGCCAGCTCCTCCGATCAAGGTGGAGAACTGGTTGCGCGGCCAACCCCTCGCCAGCTTCCAGCCGGGGAGAGTGTACATCGTCGACTTTTGGGCAACTTCGTGCGCACCTTGTGTGGCGGCGCTGTTCCCTCTGGCCGAGCTACAAGAAAAATACAAAGACAGAGGAGTTGAGGTCGTAGGACTCGCTATTTATGAACGGGCTGCGACAGTGGACGAGGCTCGAAGCAAGTTGGACGCATGGCTGACCGACAAGGTGCCGAATCTCAACTACCGGATGGGGTTCGACTGCTCAGGCGAAATGCACAAGCTCTGGATGGAACGCAGCTATACTGCCACGATTCCCACCTTGTTCGTCGTCGATCGTGACGGCCACATCGCCTTTATTGGCTCTTTGAAGCAGCTCGATGACATTCTTCCAAAAATTTTGAACGGCGCGTGGCGCACCAGCGATAAAGCTAAAGCCGCCGATGCGGAGCGGATCGTTAAAGGCGAACGCCTCCTCAAACTTATGCGCGCGCTGGAGGCGGGCGATTGGGCGAAGGCGCTTTCGGTTGTCGAAGAGGCCCTCGCTGCGATGCCGGACAGCCTCAACTACCGCATGCTCCATGCGGATCTGTTGCTTCATAAACTGCGTGACTTGCAATCCGGCTTGCAGGTCATGCGCCAATTTGTTCGGGACGCGATCGACAAACACTCTGAGGAATGGATGGGAGAGGCTCTGCACCAACTCTTCAATCCGGCGAATGATAACTCCCACTTCCCCCGGGCCGAGCGCCTTGAGATGGGCAAGGAGTTGTCCGAACACATCCTGGCGCTGAATCCTCCGCAACGGGGCGACGGCCTCAAGCACCTGACCTATCCGGCGGTCGCTCAGTTTTGTTACGAGAGCGGCAACAAGGATCGCGCGATCGAGTTGGTTGAGGCGGCGCTGAAGTCGCTGGATAGTTCTGAGCAGGTTCCGGTTGAACGGAAACAGCACGACATCTCTTTGTTGGTTCAGGCGCTGGCCAACTACAAGGGTGAGAAGGCTTGCCACGGCGCTGTTCGCGCAGCTCCACAAGACAGATTTCCCAAAGCTTCAAATTGA
- a CDS encoding MFS transporter, with the protein MALLAGRTVSDLGSEVTVLALPLTAITLLEAGPAQTGLLLACGRAPNLMIGLFAGVLVDRLPHRCILLTANLVMAVTLATIPILASLGQLGMFLLYMATTLVGTAAVIADLAYLACVPTVVDRARLVRAQSSWQLSRSGVVAVGPFLAGWLVSAFSAPFAILADSASFVLATALLLLVPMRAAEPPPAGSGSVLGQITEGLTTVFGNPILRAVTLATGSFIFCYNAYSAVFLLYLTKHLALDGWTTGVVLSIGALGGVVGALTASWAGRTIGLGPVLMVALALSAAGMTLTALLTQPRWAAIVCVALSQFVLWFGQEIYNVHQVLVRYALAPDRVQGRVNASIRSVVWGLAPLGALLGGVVGAGPGLRTTLLASSVLGAASVLWIWRSPLRHKHSLHL; encoded by the coding sequence TTGGCACTGCTCGCCGGGCGTACGGTGTCGGATTTGGGCTCCGAAGTGACCGTGCTGGCGCTACCGCTGACGGCAATCACTCTGCTGGAGGCCGGCCCGGCACAGACCGGGCTACTGCTTGCCTGCGGCCGGGCGCCGAACCTGATGATCGGCCTGTTCGCCGGGGTGCTCGTGGACCGCCTCCCACACCGATGCATCCTGCTGACCGCCAATTTGGTGATGGCGGTAACGCTCGCAACGATTCCGATTCTCGCCAGCCTTGGGCAACTCGGAATGTTCCTGCTATATATGGCGACCACGCTTGTCGGGACGGCCGCAGTTATCGCCGACTTGGCCTATTTGGCATGTGTGCCGACGGTCGTGGATCGGGCTCGACTCGTCAGGGCGCAGAGTTCCTGGCAGCTCAGCAGATCTGGCGTTGTGGCAGTCGGTCCATTCCTCGCAGGCTGGCTAGTCAGCGCGTTCTCCGCGCCGTTCGCAATTCTCGCCGACTCGGCCTCTTTCGTGCTCGCGACCGCGTTGCTGCTACTGGTGCCAATGCGGGCGGCTGAGCCACCGCCCGCTGGATCAGGTTCGGTACTCGGTCAGATCACGGAAGGACTGACGACGGTGTTTGGCAACCCAATTCTGCGTGCTGTCACGTTGGCCACCGGCAGCTTCATCTTCTGCTACAACGCTTACTCCGCTGTCTTTCTGCTCTATTTGACGAAGCATCTAGCTTTGGACGGCTGGACGACAGGGGTAGTACTCAGCATCGGCGCCCTCGGTGGTGTGGTGGGTGCGCTCACCGCATCGTGGGCCGGCCGCACGATAGGCCTTGGGCCTGTGTTGATGGTCGCCCTGGCGCTCAGCGCCGCAGGCATGACTCTGACAGCGCTTCTCACGCAGCCGCGATGGGCGGCAATCGTGTGCGTGGCGCTTTCGCAGTTCGTGCTGTGGTTCGGTCAGGAGATCTACAACGTACACCAGGTCCTCGTTCGATACGCGCTAGCTCCGGACCGGGTGCAGGGTCGTGTCAACGCGAGCATCCGAAGCGTAGTGTGGGGGCTTGCACCACTAGGTGCACTGCTTGGCGGTGTGGTCGGCGCCGGGCCTGGCCTGCGCACTACGCTATTGGCCAGCAGCGTGCTGGGCGCGGCCTCCGTGCTGTGGATCTGGCGATCGCCCCTACGTCATAAGCACAGCTTGCATCTCTGA
- a CDS encoding sulfotransferase, translating into MPEAAAFSTSPVLLGGDNRSGTTLLSVVLDSHRDLVVGPEIDFLEPPNLGPHVLDATDLLAANDPRVTGIVKSAIDPFWYDGAHFVVQCLRFGLNFDDVRRLVTNVMKELASDIVSFTDRCSLINEIGEFRRAQTGAKRWGLKLQRKIAQIDVFAGLWPDAHFVHIVRDGRDLAASHLRTVPEWGYRTVAEAAHGWREIVSQPHRLAPPERYLEVRYEDLVTSPRSSLMRVLNHLHLPWDGAVLRHAECEHALFERPYGHPAAESTGKPLHAGRLGRHTQDLTPAQIAEFEGIAGSELARLGYLSASSLVIDA; encoded by the coding sequence ATGCCCGAGGCCGCCGCGTTCTCCACCTCGCCGGTTCTGCTCGGGGGCGATAACCGGTCCGGCACGACCTTGCTGAGCGTCGTGCTGGATTCGCATCGCGATCTGGTCGTTGGGCCGGAGATCGATTTCCTAGAACCGCCGAACCTCGGCCCGCATGTCCTGGACGCGACCGACTTGCTCGCTGCTAATGACCCACGGGTCACCGGCATTGTCAAAAGCGCAATCGACCCGTTCTGGTATGACGGCGCGCACTTCGTAGTGCAATGCCTGCGGTTCGGCTTGAACTTCGACGACGTGCGTAGACTCGTCACGAACGTGATGAAGGAGTTAGCGAGCGACATCGTTTCGTTCACCGACAGATGCAGTCTGATCAACGAGATTGGTGAGTTCCGCAGAGCGCAAACCGGAGCCAAGCGATGGGGCCTGAAGCTGCAACGCAAGATCGCCCAAATCGACGTCTTCGCTGGTCTGTGGCCAGATGCGCATTTCGTGCACATCGTACGCGATGGTCGCGACCTAGCGGCCTCGCATTTGAGAACCGTACCGGAGTGGGGTTACCGGACCGTAGCTGAAGCCGCGCACGGCTGGCGCGAGATTGTATCTCAGCCGCATCGCCTCGCGCCGCCAGAGCGCTATCTTGAGGTTCGCTATGAAGATCTGGTGACGAGTCCCCGCTCCAGCCTTATGCGAGTTCTGAATCACTTGCACCTGCCCTGGGACGGGGCCGTGCTGCGACACGCCGAATGTGAGCACGCATTGTTCGAACGGCCCTACGGCCACCCGGCGGCCGAGTCCACGGGCAAGCCTTTGCACGCCGGTCGCCTTGGTCGCCACACGCAGGATTTGACGCCCGCGCAGATCGCGGAGTTCGAGGGCATCGCCGGCAGTGAATTGGCCCGATTGGGCTATTTGTCGGCCTCGAGCCTGGTCATCGACGCGTGA
- a CDS encoding aminotransferase class III-fold pyridoxal phosphate-dependent enzyme, whose amino-acid sequence MFSTPHATLAVTDTHKSALRRALRVTASEKWDLNRRFPLVMSRASGAHVWDVDGRRYVDLTSCSGAAPLGAGYEPVVDHVVSELRRTGGILPGPLSVHRIELAERLAEIFPRAQRSLFFRTGSCATTAAIRLARAHMGTNLVLTSGYHGWHDWHLQNRPAMGLPDRDRDSVDFRYDLDLFEKLSGEQRVAAVIITPEVNFFPPEYHRELQNLVHRRGALLILDEVMTGFRYGLGGYHTAVGLAPDLITLSKGLANGMALSAVAGRAEVLNAAEKTYLGNTYQREITPFAAALSTLDALRNGAALARMRQVGMQIINGLNGVFASQQVRARAFAWPTMFDVVFANADLGFAFFQEMWSRGFLMQYGGRFMPSAALSDADVQAAIEAAGQALPAALVRLESTGRDTDLMAAAVRFAGDHFLATADSVRRWFTEPSHP is encoded by the coding sequence ATGTTCAGCACGCCCCATGCCACGTTGGCGGTGACGGATACGCACAAATCGGCACTGCGCCGTGCCTTACGGGTTACCGCGTCAGAGAAATGGGATCTCAATCGGCGTTTTCCCCTCGTGATGAGCCGTGCCTCCGGCGCGCATGTCTGGGATGTCGACGGAAGACGATACGTGGATCTCACCTCCTGTAGTGGAGCTGCACCGCTCGGAGCCGGATATGAACCGGTCGTCGATCATGTCGTCTCAGAGCTGCGCCGCACCGGCGGCATCCTGCCCGGGCCATTGTCCGTGCACCGGATCGAGCTGGCCGAACGGCTCGCGGAGATATTCCCACGAGCGCAACGCTCGTTGTTTTTCCGCACCGGCTCCTGCGCTACGACCGCCGCAATCCGCCTAGCTCGCGCGCACATGGGTACGAATCTGGTGCTTACCAGCGGGTATCACGGTTGGCACGACTGGCACTTGCAGAACCGTCCCGCGATGGGGCTACCCGACCGGGACCGGGACAGTGTCGACTTCCGCTACGATCTCGACCTATTCGAGAAACTTTCCGGTGAGCAGCGCGTCGCCGCGGTAATCATCACACCCGAGGTCAACTTCTTCCCACCCGAATATCACAGGGAATTGCAAAATCTCGTCCACCGGCGCGGCGCCCTGCTTATCCTGGACGAGGTTATGACAGGATTCCGCTACGGCCTCGGCGGCTATCACACCGCGGTCGGGCTTGCACCCGACCTGATCACACTTAGCAAGGGACTGGCCAACGGCATGGCACTTTCGGCGGTCGCAGGGCGAGCGGAGGTGCTCAACGCCGCCGAGAAGACCTACCTGGGCAACACCTATCAACGCGAGATCACCCCATTTGCGGCAGCGCTGAGCACCCTGGACGCCCTGCGCAACGGCGCCGCGCTCGCCCGGATGCGACAGGTTGGCATGCAAATTATCAACGGTCTCAACGGGGTCTTCGCTAGCCAACAGGTGCGGGCTCGCGCGTTCGCATGGCCCACGATGTTCGACGTCGTGTTTGCCAACGCCGATCTTGGTTTCGCGTTCTTCCAGGAGATGTGGTCGCGCGGCTTCCTTATGCAGTACGGTGGCCGTTTCATGCCGTCTGCCGCGCTGTCCGATGCAGACGTGCAGGCCGCGATTGAAGCCGCCGGGCAGGCGTTGCCGGCGGCTCTGGTCCGACTAGAGAGTACTGGCCGCGATACGGACCTGATGGCCGCGGCGGTGCGGTTTGCCGGTGATCACTTCCTCGCAACCGCGGATTCGGTCCGGCGTTGGTTCACCGAGCCGAGCCATCCATGA
- a CDS encoding GMC family oxidoreductase, translating to MTSKSVDVCVVGSGASGSIVAHEIARKGFRVLVLEAGRTLPAGASLATVRNGVDDAALARSPTGTLRPLGRPWTVSALGGGLTLYAGIAFRYRTVDFDARAHVAADALDPVWPVDYDILRPYYEELEQRIGIARLAGADPLEPPSDPAVLPPHKYSLQGELIATAGGRLGRLPFPTPLAINSIPYRGHAACDRCGPCNEHLCPSGARADARSSFTDVSLPPGALSIAPGSKAVHIALGSLGRADSVEWLDVVTRQRARVRARCVVLAGNAIQSAALLLRSAQRAAPNGIGNASGMLGRGICFKVSGYVSGTVTIDRVPSHPPGGPFSTVAMTDHYLDAEAPSGLGGLIYEASPAQREVRGRNVTLRVHFLAADQPMRSNAVRLANSHDQLGLSNIILEYRTHPLDKRRLGYLSRRASDLLGAAGVKKIAYEESMYQFGSGHLHGGCRAGNDPRESVVDRWGRVHDIDNLYVADGGFFPYPGGVNPTFTIQANALRIARRIITQLA from the coding sequence ATGACGTCCAAGTCCGTTGACGTATGTGTAGTTGGCAGTGGCGCCAGTGGCTCAATCGTCGCCCACGAGATCGCCCGAAAAGGATTCCGGGTGCTCGTCCTCGAAGCAGGCCGGACGCTTCCCGCCGGTGCCTCACTGGCAACGGTTCGAAACGGCGTCGATGATGCCGCCCTGGCGCGCTCTCCTACCGGTACATTGAGGCCGTTGGGTCGACCCTGGACAGTCTCGGCGCTCGGCGGTGGGTTGACATTGTACGCAGGCATCGCATTCCGCTATCGCACCGTCGATTTCGACGCGAGAGCGCATGTCGCCGCGGACGCGCTCGATCCGGTCTGGCCTGTCGATTACGATATACTACGTCCCTACTACGAGGAGCTCGAACAGCGGATCGGGATAGCTAGACTAGCTGGTGCCGATCCGCTCGAGCCCCCCAGCGATCCCGCCGTGCTGCCGCCGCACAAATATAGCTTGCAGGGCGAACTGATCGCGACTGCGGGCGGACGTCTCGGCCGGCTGCCATTTCCCACCCCGCTGGCAATCAATTCTATCCCGTACCGCGGCCACGCGGCTTGTGACCGCTGCGGCCCCTGTAACGAACACCTCTGTCCAAGCGGCGCGCGGGCCGATGCGCGGTCCTCGTTCACTGACGTCTCCTTGCCGCCGGGCGCGCTGTCGATCGCCCCTGGCAGCAAAGCTGTACATATCGCGCTTGGTAGCCTTGGCCGCGCGGACTCCGTGGAATGGCTGGACGTGGTCACTCGGCAGCGCGCCCGGGTCCGCGCCCGCTGCGTGGTGCTCGCTGGCAATGCGATTCAATCTGCCGCCTTGTTGCTACGCTCAGCGCAGCGAGCGGCGCCTAACGGCATCGGCAACGCCAGTGGCATGCTCGGGCGCGGCATCTGCTTCAAGGTCAGCGGCTACGTGTCTGGCACCGTCACGATCGACCGCGTGCCTTCGCATCCGCCCGGCGGGCCGTTCTCAACCGTTGCAATGACCGATCATTACCTCGACGCCGAGGCACCCTCCGGGCTAGGCGGACTTATTTACGAAGCTAGTCCGGCACAGCGGGAGGTCCGTGGCCGAAACGTCACGCTGAGAGTGCATTTCCTGGCGGCCGACCAACCTATGCGCAGCAACGCGGTTCGACTAGCTAACAGTCACGATCAGCTAGGCTTGTCCAACATCATTCTCGAATACCGGACTCATCCACTGGACAAACGGCGATTAGGTTATTTGTCCCGGCGCGCGTCGGACCTGCTTGGTGCGGCGGGCGTGAAAAAGATCGCTTACGAGGAGTCCATGTATCAGTTCGGTAGCGGTCATCTGCATGGTGGCTGTCGAGCGGGGAATGATCCAAGGGAGTCCGTGGTCGACCGCTGGGGTCGCGTGCACGACATCGACAATCTCTACGTCGCGGACGGCGGGTTCTTCCCGTATCCCGGAGGGGTCAACCCGACCTTCACCATTCAGGCGAATGCGCTGCGGATCGCGCGCAGAATCATCACGCAACTGGCCTGA
- a CDS encoding outer membrane beta-barrel protein: MGSGVLFWGAAAFALVASGAAHSADLHPAMKVALWSWTGGYIGVHGGGGHGRTSFSDPYGPSIYGDIVNTPVFLAGGQIGYNWQTNGWVFGAELDASHAVSDGTNSCLAFSGNVVIATCKAGPNVFVSGTARVGYAFGPQGRTLGYVKAGVAWQNNRGEIANNNEFWDESFAGFPRHVTQFDYGRFGWTVGAGIEQALTPAWSLKFEYDYMSFDGTRLATPPTMQGPPFAIIPPSTSSLSSSYHVGKIGLNYHLWGDPSGPARSDAALYSDKATAKAKPVAYTDDWSIEGGSRAWLSRGTFQWDFTLPPPMPGESAIPSSRLTYQGLDGVSGELFARLDNPWGIFLKGNIGVGRFKHNNEDSSIYGRAYSNMLSSQANGRLTYYTADVGYDFLRDGTYKLGAFLGWTYYGQKSDTVGCLQIASPTLACLAPGDRRLIGSQDTDWNAPRVGLSAEAMLLERWRLGADVAYLPWTDFNGRDHHLLDPKTRVYYQRGTAVRAFRSKLCYPTSSPIISASALVRGIGQCGPKTIATSPTAEAVYPIRPMLLRSTAWSDGERSSRPPTS; the protein is encoded by the coding sequence ATGGGATCTGGAGTTCTTTTTTGGGGCGCAGCAGCATTTGCACTCGTCGCATCTGGCGCCGCCCATTCAGCGGATCTCCATCCGGCCATGAAAGTGGCTCTGTGGAGCTGGACTGGAGGATATATCGGCGTGCACGGCGGCGGCGGCCATGGCCGCACTTCCTTCAGTGACCCCTACGGTCCATCAATTTATGGCGACATCGTCAACACGCCTGTGTTTCTGGCCGGAGGACAGATCGGCTACAATTGGCAGACGAATGGCTGGGTGTTCGGCGCCGAGTTAGACGCGAGCCATGCTGTCTCCGATGGCACGAACAGCTGCCTTGCCTTCTCAGGCAATGTCGTGATTGCTACCTGCAAGGCAGGTCCAAACGTCTTTGTCTCAGGGACCGCTCGTGTCGGCTACGCTTTTGGCCCGCAGGGCCGCACGCTGGGCTACGTCAAGGCAGGGGTGGCCTGGCAAAACAATCGCGGCGAGATCGCCAACAACAACGAATTCTGGGATGAAAGCTTTGCCGGCTTTCCGCGGCACGTCACGCAATTCGATTACGGCCGTTTCGGTTGGACCGTCGGAGCCGGCATTGAGCAAGCGCTCACGCCTGCTTGGTCCTTGAAATTCGAGTACGATTACATGAGCTTTGATGGGACACGTCTGGCGACACCCCCGACCATGCAGGGTCCGCCATTTGCGATCATCCCCCCCAGCACAAGCAGCCTTTCTAGCAGCTATCACGTCGGAAAAATCGGCCTGAATTACCATCTCTGGGGCGATCCCAGCGGTCCAGCGCGGTCAGATGCGGCGTTGTACTCGGATAAAGCGACTGCCAAAGCGAAGCCCGTTGCATATACGGATGATTGGTCGATTGAAGGCGGCTCACGGGCTTGGCTCAGCCGGGGAACATTCCAGTGGGACTTCACCCTCCCACCCCCGATGCCTGGAGAGAGCGCTATTCCTAGCTCAAGGCTCACCTATCAGGGATTAGATGGCGTTTCCGGCGAACTCTTTGCCCGCCTTGATAACCCCTGGGGGATCTTCCTGAAGGGCAATATTGGTGTCGGACGCTTCAAACACAACAACGAAGATTCGAGCATCTACGGCCGCGCGTATAGCAATATGTTATCAAGCCAGGCAAATGGGAGGTTGACGTATTACACGGCCGATGTTGGTTACGATTTTCTCCGCGACGGCACCTACAAATTGGGCGCTTTTCTCGGATGGACTTACTACGGCCAGAAGTCCGATACGGTAGGATGCCTACAGATCGCCTCCCCCACCCTTGCGTGCCTGGCGCCGGGCGATCGGAGGCTCATTGGCAGTCAAGACACTGACTGGAATGCACCTCGCGTCGGTCTCAGCGCCGAGGCCATGCTGCTCGAACGCTGGCGTTTAGGCGCCGACGTTGCCTATTTGCCGTGGACCGATTTCAATGGTCGCGATCATCATCTTCTTGATCCTAAAACTAGAGTCTACTATCAGCGCGGAACGGCGGTGCGGGCGTTCAGATCGAAACTATGTTATCCTACTTCCTCACCAATAATTTCAGCATCGGCGTTGGTGCGCGGTATTGGGCAATGTGGACCAAAAACGATAGCGACGTCACCAACTGCAGAGGCTGTATACCCGATCAGACCCATGCTCTTGCGAAGTACAGCATGGAGCGATGGGGAACGTTCTTCCAGGCCTCCTACAAGTTGA
- a CDS encoding site-specific integrase, with translation MAVSSITIRAVQALKPGETIWDADHREAVRGFGVRRQRDQATYVLKYRVFGRQRFVTIGPHGAPWTPELARKEAKRLLGLVANGKDPADEKAKARLQAADTLRAIADQYLRNAKQRLKPRTYSEIERYLLVSWKPLHPVSVFQITRRHISARIADFASAHGAVSAARALTALSSMFNWAIREGLDIAANPVLGTNRPAQPGSRERVLTETELSAIWHACGDDDYGRIVRLLLLTAQRRDEVGSMQWAELDTFSGLWTLPSARTKNHREHSLPLVPAALAVLPHRRNGRDFLFGEGPRRSGGPHRGFSGWSKSKTALDARIAEALGEPLPHWTVHDLRRSASTVMADRLGVLPHIVEAILNHVSGHRAGVAGVYNRARYATEMREALQRWAQHVAALPAQKPRKVDSVISGCSHSHTGVPHGAVGVHS, from the coding sequence ATGGCTGTTTCGAGTATAACGATCCGCGCAGTCCAAGCGCTTAAGCCGGGCGAGACTATTTGGGACGCAGACCACCGCGAAGCGGTGCGGGGCTTTGGCGTTCGGCGTCAACGCGACCAAGCGACCTACGTCCTCAAGTACCGAGTATTCGGTCGGCAGCGCTTCGTCACCATCGGTCCTCACGGCGCCCCTTGGACACCAGAGCTTGCACGCAAGGAGGCCAAGCGGCTTTTGGGCTTGGTAGCCAATGGCAAAGACCCGGCGGACGAGAAAGCCAAGGCGCGCCTGCAGGCGGCCGACACACTCCGGGCAATCGCGGATCAATATCTCCGGAACGCCAAACAAAGGCTGAAGCCCCGGACCTATTCTGAAATAGAACGCTACTTGTTGGTCAGTTGGAAACCCCTCCATCCCGTCTCAGTTTTCCAGATCACCCGCCGCCATATCTCGGCTCGTATCGCTGACTTCGCATCAGCTCATGGAGCGGTTTCAGCAGCCCGCGCCCTTACAGCCCTATCCTCAATGTTCAACTGGGCAATACGCGAGGGCCTCGACATTGCTGCGAACCCGGTTCTCGGCACTAACCGACCCGCGCAGCCGGGAAGCCGCGAACGGGTCCTCACGGAGACGGAGCTATCGGCCATTTGGCACGCCTGTGGCGATGACGATTACGGACGCATTGTGCGTCTGTTGCTGCTCACAGCCCAACGCCGTGATGAAGTAGGCAGCATGCAATGGGCCGAACTTGATACCTTTTCGGGGCTCTGGACGCTGCCAAGCGCCCGGACCAAGAACCATCGCGAGCACTCGCTACCATTGGTTCCCGCCGCCTTGGCCGTACTCCCGCACCGCCGAAACGGCCGAGACTTCCTTTTTGGTGAGGGACCCCGACGCAGCGGTGGCCCGCATCGTGGTTTCTCGGGTTGGTCCAAGTCGAAGACGGCGCTTGATGCACGCATTGCGGAAGCCCTGGGCGAACCCCTGCCCCATTGGACAGTTCACGATCTTCGGAGATCGGCATCCACGGTGATGGCCGACCGGCTTGGCGTGTTGCCACACATCGTGGAGGCGATCCTAAACCATGTCAGCGGTCACCGGGCGGGCGTTGCCGGGGTATATAACCGCGCTCGGTACGCGACCGAGATGCGCGAGGCACTTCAGCGCTGGGCACAGCACGTTGCGGCCCTGCCAGCCCAAAAGCCGAGGAAGGTTGACAGCGTGATATCGGGCTGCAGCCATTCTCATACTGGCGTCCCTCACGGGGCTGTCGGGGTCCACTCCTAG
- a CDS encoding helix-turn-helix transcriptional regulator — MTKHKIEAYEGSGNIFADLGLPNPEERLLKSSIVAELHRLIRERGLTQVKAAKLIGVSQPDLSHLLRGDYDDYSAERLMKMLTVFEQDIEIVMRPHRKAGEPGRITFKPVAA; from the coding sequence ATGACGAAACACAAAATCGAGGCCTATGAGGGCAGCGGCAATATATTCGCCGATCTTGGTTTGCCCAACCCGGAAGAACGGCTGCTGAAATCCAGCATTGTCGCCGAGTTGCATCGCCTGATCAGGGAACGCGGCCTGACCCAGGTCAAAGCGGCTAAGCTGATCGGGGTTTCACAGCCTGACCTGTCTCATCTGCTGCGTGGCGACTACGATGACTATTCAGCCGAGCGCTTGATGAAAATGCTCACTGTGTTCGAGCAGGATATCGAGATCGTTATGCGACCTCACCGCAAGGCCGGCGAGCCGGGCCGTATCACCTTCAAACCTGTTGCAGCGTGA
- a CDS encoding type II toxin-antitoxin system RelE/ParE family toxin, whose amino-acid sequence MKEVTIKRPEPKPCVFIGSSRKDLKRFPAKVQNRMGHALHQVQEGDEPIAAKALKGFGGRAILELIDDFDSDTYRAVYTVRFAGVVYVLHAFQKKAKKGIATPQRDIELIKSRLRDAEEHYRARADKGGRKP is encoded by the coding sequence TTGAAGGAAGTGACCATAAAACGGCCCGAACCTAAACCCTGTGTCTTTATTGGCTCCAGCCGTAAGGACCTGAAGCGATTTCCGGCCAAGGTGCAGAACCGCATGGGGCACGCCCTGCACCAGGTGCAGGAAGGTGACGAGCCGATAGCCGCAAAGGCGCTGAAGGGATTCGGCGGGCGTGCTATCTTGGAGCTGATCGATGATTTCGACAGCGACACCTACCGGGCCGTTTATACCGTGCGTTTTGCCGGAGTGGTGTACGTACTGCACGCTTTCCAGAAGAAAGCGAAGAAGGGCATCGCCACCCCCCAGCGAGACATCGAACTTATCAAATCGCGCCTGCGTGATGCCGAGGAGCATTACCGTGCGCGCGCAGACAAAGGAGGGCGCAAGCCATGA
- a CDS encoding antitoxin Xre/MbcA/ParS toxin-binding domain-containing protein, whose translation MHALVVPKRTLARRLSDGESLMVEETHKAVLLARINRLATNVFGDAEKARRWLRKPKTALNGETPLAYLATEAGARIVEEMLHRIDHGILA comes from the coding sequence ATTCACGCCCTCGTCGTACCAAAGCGCACGCTTGCGCGGCGGCTGTCGGATGGTGAGTCGCTGATGGTCGAGGAGACCCACAAGGCCGTGCTGCTTGCCCGGATCAACCGGCTGGCCACAAACGTTTTCGGCGATGCCGAGAAGGCGCGCCGCTGGTTGCGCAAGCCCAAAACGGCGCTGAACGGGGAAACGCCGCTGGCTTACCTCGCGACGGAGGCGGGCGCGCGAATCGTCGAGGAGATGTTGCACCGGATCGATCACGGCATCCTTGCGTGA
- a CDS encoding AEC family transporter has protein sequence MSEKLGIVVMCALKLLAMPATALLLAKLLDLPPTAAAVVVLFGAMPTGANAYIFAVQYKRLVNPVSGAVALGTLLAAVTLPVVVMIVAGAK, from the coding sequence CTGAGTGAGAAGCTCGGCATAGTCGTGATGTGCGCGCTAAAACTGCTGGCGATGCCGGCGACCGCCTTGCTGCTGGCAAAGCTCTTGGACCTGCCGCCGACCGCGGCCGCCGTGGTCGTGCTGTTCGGGGCAATGCCGACCGGCGCGAACGCGTATATCTTTGCAGTTCAGTACAAGCGGCTGGTGAACCCGGTGTCGGGCGCCGTTGCGCTGGGGACGCTGCTGGCGGCGGTGACGTTGCCGGTGGTGGTGATGATCGTGGCGGGGGCGAAGTAG